The region TGTTCCTTCTGCACCAATCTTAGGTCTTTTTTAGAGAAACGGCTAGTGGACAAAACGATCTCTTTCCAATCCTACCTAAATTTTTCTGAATCAGAATTAAAAAAAATCCATCCCGATTTGCAGCATGCTATTTGTGCAGGAGAGGTACAGTACATTCGAAACGGTAAGAGATACCCCGGTTTTTTCGCTGTAAGAGCACTTTCCCATTCTTTGGCTATCTATCGTTGGCTGTCTTTTCTTTTGTATTTGCCTTTGGTTCCTTTTATTGGAATGGCAGTCATGTATTTTTTAAAAAGGATCAGGAAGTAGAGATTCTAATCCTTTCCAATCCATCGTAAAATTTAACTCTAGCTTGCAGAGCTAACCGATTGCCTTTGATTACTTCCGCTTTTTCACTTTCGGATATACAAATAGAATCTATAAGATTAAATAGTCTCTTGCTGTGTCCCTCATCGGCATCTAAATTAACTTGAAAAAACTTCCCTTCGGGTAAATCCAAATCCTTTTTCAGAAGAAAGTAGGCATTTGAAATTTTTGCATATTCTAATTTTAGCAAATATTCATTCGCTGGTCCTAAAGCTCCTAAACCATAGAAAAAACTCTTTCCAATAATTTCTTCCATTTCACCTAGATACTCTTTGGTTTCAGGCAAGGCATGCAGTCCATTCACATCAATATCTAATTTTTTGAGAAAATCGGTCAGGATAGAAACATGTGTTTCCTCAAGCTTTCCCTCTCCTAACTCTTCCCAAATATTCTCTACTAAAACAATTTTAGCCGATTGATTTTTTGTGAGACTAGCAACTCTTAAAAACCAATCAATGAATCCTATGGAAACAAAATATTCTTGTGACAACCACAACCTAAGGTCA is a window of Leptospira ryugenii DNA encoding:
- a CDS encoding DCC1-like thiol-disulfide oxidoreductase family protein, translating into MNPVFFYDGSCSFCTNLRSFLEKRLVDKTISFQSYLNFSESELKKIHPDLQHAICAGEVQYIRNGKRYPGFFAVRALSHSLAIYRWLSFLLYLPLVPFIGMAVMYFLKRIRK
- a CDS encoding iron-containing redox enzyme family protein is translated as MSLFVESLKVEVRDHFVLKHPWLLAKSESMGIDDLRLWLSQEYFVSIGFIDWFLRVASLTKNQSAKIVLVENIWEELGEGKLEETHVSILTDFLKKLDIDVNGLHALPETKEYLGEMEEIIGKSFFYGLGALGPANEYLLKLEYAKISNAYFLLKKDLDLPEGKFFQVNLDADEGHSKRLFNLIDSICISESEKAEVIKGNRLALQARVKFYDGLERIRISTS